A portion of the Thermoanaerobaculia bacterium genome contains these proteins:
- a CDS encoding aminotransferase class III-fold pyridoxal phosphate-dependent enzyme, whose amino-acid sequence MRQNLEEAQQKSAYVLDLISKKSLSPDERARVIEESVRYWTDHVNEGFLQFRKSVSTDYTAVEWEDEGAVFRDIHGKEFIDILGGYGIYVVGHRHPRVMKAVRDQLDRQAIHSQELIDPLRTYLANLVALITPGDLQYAFFTNSGTESIEGCLKMATLATGRHHFIGAAGAFHGKSMGSLGGTSKAVFREPFLPLLHWTHVPWGDIDVLAKMMKIFDFTGDRVAAVVLEPIQGEGGINVAPAGYLAAARELCDR is encoded by the coding sequence ATGCGACAGAATCTTGAGGAAGCGCAGCAGAAGTCGGCTTACGTCCTCGACCTGATCTCGAAGAAGAGCCTCTCTCCCGACGAGCGGGCGCGCGTCATCGAGGAGTCGGTGCGCTATTGGACGGACCATGTGAACGAGGGGTTCCTGCAGTTCCGCAAGTCGGTTTCGACCGACTACACCGCGGTCGAGTGGGAGGACGAGGGCGCGGTCTTCCGCGACATCCACGGCAAGGAGTTCATCGACATCCTGGGCGGCTACGGTATCTACGTCGTCGGGCACCGGCATCCGCGGGTGATGAAGGCGGTCCGCGACCAGCTCGACCGGCAGGCGATCCATTCGCAGGAGCTGATCGATCCGCTGCGCACCTACCTCGCCAATCTCGTCGCGCTGATCACGCCGGGGGATCTGCAGTACGCCTTCTTCACCAACTCCGGCACCGAGTCGATCGAGGGCTGCCTCAAGATGGCGACGCTCGCGACCGGCAGGCATCACTTCATCGGCGCCGCCGGAGCCTTTCACGGCAAGAGCATGGGCTCGCTCGGCGGCACCTCGAAGGCGGTCTTCCGCGAGCCGTTCCTGCCCCTCCTCCACTGGACGCACGTTCCGTGGGGAGACATCGACGTGCTCGCGAAGATGATGAAGATCTTCGACTTCACCGGCGACCGGGTCGCCGCGGTGGTGCTCGAGCCGATCCAGGGTGAGGGCGGCATCAACGTCGCCCCCGCGGGCTACCTCGCCGCGGCGCGCGAGCTCTGCGACCGCTA
- a CDS encoding serine/threonine protein kinase, whose product MSLVGTNIGHIRFESLLGMGGMGEVYRAFDEKLERVVAVKTIRAEHRLSGTARARFLREARILSRLADPLICQVYDLIESEEADLLVLEFVDGETLDQLSSGRRLAEREILEVGAKIACALTVAHREHIIHRDLKPANIMVLPSGAVKVLDFGIARSSTDESTEGEPGRDIAPASPVSDRVQAAPAATAFDPEGTIALHRRGAGSSSFSAALTQQGSIVGTILYMSPEQASGEELSEASDLFSFGILLQELLTGRSPYPNEPLPQLLMRVAENGSLPIRAEDGIDPELARLVEDLKHPIPARRPTAKECLERLRLLLDKPQRLRRRRLKVVAISISFALLTIVLAVVSFLAVREKRARAHAESLAVDLERAANRANREARTANRVVEFLVDLFEQADPERSQGRDVTVREIVELGGQRITRQLANEPLIQSRLQDTLGGITWRLGDLDSAASLLEQALATEERERGPDELAVGEVLAHLGAVYVDLERFAEAARVLARAEAIFGRQAAPPVDELARTLNSMGALAYKQGDFEASEERFARSLELLRKTPEPPARDVALALNNLAILAWRRADFATAAARYREALVLNEELLGANHPHLAAQLNNMGILARDLGNLAEAEALHRRALAIAEKAQGPMHPDVASILNSLARLYGRQGRIEEGIALLERALEICRATYGDAHAETATTLLRLGDFERQAGRQGRAERLVTSGKERLTAALGAEHARLVEAWTALGRLRRDQGRSAEAAAALREGLRIGAATLGAGHPDVAALERELASLADLQDTAPIGGST is encoded by the coding sequence TTGAGCCTGGTCGGAACGAACATCGGCCACATCCGCTTCGAGAGCCTCCTGGGCATGGGCGGCATGGGCGAGGTCTACCGCGCCTTCGACGAGAAGCTCGAGCGCGTCGTCGCGGTGAAGACGATCCGCGCGGAGCACCGCCTGTCGGGTACCGCCCGGGCACGGTTCCTGCGCGAAGCGCGGATCCTCTCGCGGCTCGCCGACCCGCTCATCTGCCAGGTCTATGACCTCATCGAATCGGAGGAGGCCGATCTTCTGGTGCTCGAGTTCGTCGACGGCGAGACCCTGGATCAGCTCTCTTCCGGCCGCAGGCTCGCCGAGCGCGAGATCCTCGAGGTCGGCGCGAAGATCGCCTGCGCTCTGACGGTGGCGCACCGCGAGCACATCATCCATCGCGATCTGAAACCGGCCAACATCATGGTGCTGCCCTCCGGCGCGGTGAAGGTGCTCGACTTCGGCATCGCGCGCTCCAGCACCGACGAGTCCACCGAAGGCGAGCCGGGCCGGGACATCGCGCCGGCCTCGCCGGTCTCCGATCGCGTCCAGGCCGCACCCGCGGCGACCGCTTTCGACCCCGAGGGCACGATCGCCCTCCACCGGCGCGGTGCCGGGAGCTCGTCGTTCTCGGCGGCGCTCACCCAGCAGGGGTCGATCGTCGGGACGATCCTCTACATGAGCCCGGAACAGGCTTCGGGCGAGGAGCTCTCCGAAGCGAGCGACCTCTTCTCCTTCGGCATCCTCCTGCAGGAGCTGCTGACCGGGCGGTCTCCCTACCCGAACGAACCGCTGCCGCAGCTTCTGATGCGCGTCGCCGAGAACGGCAGCCTCCCGATCCGGGCGGAAGACGGCATCGATCCCGAGCTGGCGCGCCTGGTGGAGGATCTCAAGCACCCGATTCCGGCCCGTCGCCCGACGGCGAAGGAGTGTCTCGAGCGGCTGCGCCTGCTGCTCGACAAGCCCCAGCGCCTGCGACGGCGGCGTCTCAAGGTCGTCGCGATCTCGATCTCGTTCGCCCTGCTGACGATCGTCCTCGCGGTCGTCTCCTTCCTCGCGGTGCGGGAGAAGCGCGCCCGCGCACATGCCGAGAGCCTCGCCGTGGATCTCGAGCGCGCTGCGAACCGGGCGAATCGCGAAGCCCGCACGGCGAACCGCGTCGTCGAGTTCCTCGTCGACCTCTTCGAGCAGGCCGATCCGGAGCGTTCGCAGGGGCGAGACGTCACGGTGCGCGAGATCGTCGAGCTCGGCGGCCAGAGGATCACGCGCCAACTCGCCAACGAGCCGCTGATTCAGTCGCGGCTGCAGGACACGCTCGGCGGGATCACCTGGCGGCTGGGCGACCTGGACAGCGCGGCGAGCCTGCTCGAGCAGGCGCTCGCCACGGAGGAGCGCGAGCGCGGACCGGACGAGCTCGCGGTGGGCGAGGTGCTCGCACACCTGGGTGCGGTCTACGTCGACCTCGAACGCTTCGCGGAGGCCGCCCGGGTCCTGGCGCGCGCCGAGGCGATCTTCGGCAGACAGGCCGCTCCGCCGGTGGACGAGCTGGCGCGCACCCTCAATTCGATGGGCGCCCTGGCCTACAAACAGGGCGACTTCGAGGCCTCGGAGGAGCGCTTCGCGCGCTCGCTCGAACTGCTGCGCAAGACTCCGGAGCCGCCGGCGCGAGACGTCGCGCTGGCGCTCAACAACCTCGCCATCCTCGCCTGGCGGCGGGCCGACTTCGCGACCGCCGCGGCGCGCTACCGCGAGGCGCTGGTGCTCAACGAGGAGCTGCTCGGCGCGAACCATCCGCATCTCGCGGCGCAGCTCAACAACATGGGGATCCTGGCGCGCGATCTCGGCAACCTCGCCGAGGCCGAGGCGCTCCACCGCCGGGCCCTGGCGATCGCCGAGAAGGCCCAGGGACCGATGCATCCCGATGTGGCGTCGATTCTCAACAGCCTCGCCCGTCTCTACGGCCGGCAGGGGCGCATCGAGGAGGGCATCGCGCTCCTCGAGCGTGCGCTCGAAATCTGTCGCGCCACCTACGGCGACGCGCACGCCGAGACCGCCACGACCCTCCTCCGCCTGGGCGATTTCGAACGCCAGGCGGGCCGCCAGGGGCGCGCCGAGCGTCTCGTGACCAGCGGGAAGGAGAGGCTCACCGCCGCCCTCGGCGCCGAGCATGCTCGGCTCGTCGAAGCCTGGACGGCGCTCGGCAGACTTCGCCGCGACCAGGGCCGATCCGCAGAGGCCGCGGCGGCCCTGCGTGAAGGGCTGCGGATCGGAGCGGCCACGCTGGGGGCCGGCCACCCGGACGTCGCGGCGCTCGAGCGCGAGCTTGCATCTCTGGCGGATCTGCAGGACACTGCGCCGATCGGAGGATCGACATGA
- a CDS encoding cupin domain-containing protein gives MDSRAARLISELEMRPHPEGGYFAELFRSPRAVDPLDGRGRRSALTGIWFLMLAGQRSAWHVVDSDEIWLHFEGADVRLWTFDAATGALTAAILGPLAGGKRGSAPQRIVPAGLWQAAEPLGDFSLTGACVGPGFDFADFRMLADEPVARAALERTDRDLLRLL, from the coding sequence ATGGATTCGCGCGCCGCCCGACTCATCTCCGAGCTCGAGATGCGCCCGCATCCGGAAGGGGGCTACTTCGCCGAGCTCTTCCGTTCGCCGCGCGCCGTCGATCCGCTCGACGGCCGCGGACGACGATCGGCCCTCACCGGCATCTGGTTCCTGATGCTCGCCGGCCAGAGGAGCGCCTGGCACGTCGTCGACTCCGACGAGATCTGGCTGCACTTCGAAGGGGCCGACGTCCGCCTCTGGACCTTCGACGCGGCGACCGGCGCGCTCACCGCGGCGATTCTCGGCCCGCTCGCCGGCGGGAAGAGGGGCAGCGCGCCGCAACGCATCGTTCCGGCGGGCCTCTGGCAGGCGGCCGAGCCACTCGGCGACTTCTCTCTCACCGGCGCCTGTGTCGGGCCGGGCTTCGACTTCGCCGACTTCCGCATGCTCGCCGACGAGCCCGTGGCGCGAGCCGCGCTCGAGCGGACCGATCGGGATCTTCTGAGGCTCCTCTAG
- a CDS encoding response regulator: MVGNSGEGEAGEERSLAALTQEVALLQAVLDSTEDGLLVVDGAGTIVRFNRRFAELWRVPGEILRSGDDGRALAYVLDQLTDPEGFLAKVKELYAQPDAVSEDLLHFKDRRVLERTSRPQLLHGVPAGRIWSFRDVTRRYRGEVVRDAAYRIAVAAQKVRELPELCGAIHEVVRGLMPAENFYIALHDRSRGLLSFPYFVDTLEPPPEPAPLGRGFTEYVLRTGRPLLATGDLVTELADRGEVELVGPPSVDWMGVPLAGEDGTIGAIVVQSYDGEPRLTAEDLELLVFVSGQIALVLRRRLAADALRERETRLRLLLAQLPALLWTTNLELRYTSTDGSALATLGLEPGAGVETTLYEMFATTDRSLPAIATHLRAVSGHPGSYEQQWADHTYSCHVEPLRDVAGAIIGTIGVAIDISDRKSLEEELRQSQKMEAIGRLAGGIAHDFNNLLTSILGGSSLVLDRLDSGVGGGAGRETPFRAEIEEIQAAAERAAALTQQLLAFSRRQVVEPRALDLNTIARNTARMLERLLGEEIRLELAFDPALAPVRADEGQIHQVLINLAVNARDAMPEGGTIRIATASVEVGGAREGDADAVPPPSADIPAGRYSVITVADSGVGMDDWTRAHIFEPFFTTKEKGKGTGLGLATVYGIVTQSGGQVTAESSAGRGSTFRVYLPSLPSGVSVSATTSEPTGAGGRGETVLLVEDEGAVRDLVATALQDRGYTLLTAADAEEALELDRIHAGAIDLLITDVVMHGMRGPELARRIRERRPELPVLFMSGYPDDAFHVGGDLDSGTAFLQKPFRVRALGAKVAEVLRAARQQPEAG; encoded by the coding sequence ATGGTCGGCAACTCCGGAGAGGGCGAGGCGGGCGAAGAGCGCAGCCTGGCGGCGCTCACCCAGGAGGTCGCCCTCCTGCAGGCGGTGCTCGACTCGACCGAAGACGGCCTTCTGGTCGTCGACGGCGCGGGCACGATCGTACGCTTCAACCGCCGCTTCGCCGAGCTCTGGCGTGTGCCAGGAGAGATTCTGCGCAGCGGTGACGACGGCCGGGCCCTCGCTTACGTGCTCGATCAGCTGACGGATCCCGAGGGCTTCCTCGCCAAGGTGAAGGAGCTCTACGCGCAGCCCGACGCCGTGAGTGAGGATCTGCTGCACTTCAAGGACCGCCGCGTCCTGGAGCGGACTTCGCGGCCGCAGTTGCTCCACGGCGTGCCGGCCGGGAGGATCTGGAGCTTCCGCGACGTCACTCGCCGCTACCGTGGAGAGGTCGTCCGCGACGCCGCGTACCGCATTGCCGTGGCGGCACAGAAAGTCCGCGAGCTGCCGGAGCTCTGCGGCGCGATCCACGAAGTCGTGCGCGGACTGATGCCGGCCGAGAACTTCTACATCGCGCTGCACGATCGCTCGCGCGGACTGCTGAGCTTCCCCTATTTCGTCGATACCCTGGAGCCACCGCCCGAGCCCGCGCCACTCGGGCGCGGTTTCACCGAGTACGTCCTGCGCACCGGCCGACCGTTGCTCGCCACAGGCGATCTGGTCACGGAGCTCGCCGACCGGGGTGAGGTCGAGCTGGTCGGTCCGCCGTCGGTCGACTGGATGGGTGTTCCGCTCGCCGGCGAGGACGGAACGATCGGCGCGATCGTCGTTCAGAGCTACGACGGTGAGCCGCGCCTCACTGCCGAAGACCTCGAGCTGCTCGTCTTCGTCTCCGGGCAGATCGCCCTGGTGCTGCGCCGGCGACTCGCCGCTGACGCGCTGCGCGAGCGCGAGACGCGCCTGCGCTTGCTGCTCGCGCAACTCCCGGCCCTGCTCTGGACGACCAATCTCGAGCTGCGCTACACCTCGACCGACGGCAGCGCCCTCGCGACACTGGGACTCGAGCCGGGGGCCGGCGTCGAAACGACCCTCTACGAGATGTTTGCGACCACCGACCGGTCCCTCCCCGCCATCGCTACCCACCTGCGCGCCGTCAGCGGCCACCCCGGCTCTTACGAACAGCAATGGGCCGACCACACCTACTCCTGCCACGTCGAGCCCCTGCGCGACGTGGCAGGCGCGATCATCGGTACCATCGGCGTGGCGATCGACATCTCCGACCGCAAGTCGCTCGAAGAGGAACTGCGCCAATCCCAGAAAATGGAGGCGATCGGGCGGCTCGCCGGCGGTATCGCGCACGACTTCAACAATCTCCTGACGTCGATCCTCGGCGGCAGCAGCCTCGTCCTCGACCGGCTCGATTCCGGTGTCGGCGGCGGCGCGGGCAGAGAGACCCCTTTCCGCGCCGAGATCGAGGAGATCCAGGCGGCCGCCGAGCGCGCCGCAGCGCTGACGCAGCAGCTGCTGGCGTTCAGCCGCCGTCAGGTCGTGGAGCCGCGCGCCCTCGACCTGAACACGATCGCTCGAAACACCGCCCGGATGCTCGAGCGCCTGCTCGGCGAAGAGATCCGCCTGGAGCTCGCCTTCGATCCCGCCCTCGCGCCGGTCCGCGCCGACGAGGGTCAGATTCATCAGGTGTTGATCAATCTCGCGGTCAACGCCCGCGACGCCATGCCGGAAGGCGGCACCATCCGGATCGCGACCGCGAGCGTCGAAGTGGGCGGTGCTCGGGAAGGGGATGCCGACGCCGTTCCCCCGCCGAGCGCCGACATCCCAGCCGGAAGGTACTCGGTGATCACGGTCGCAGACAGCGGCGTGGGCATGGACGACTGGACTCGCGCGCACATCTTCGAGCCCTTCTTCACCACCAAGGAGAAGGGCAAGGGGACCGGCCTCGGCCTCGCCACCGTCTACGGCATCGTCACCCAGAGCGGCGGCCAGGTCACCGCCGAGAGCTCCGCCGGCAGGGGCTCGACCTTCCGGGTCTACCTGCCCAGCCTGCCCAGCGGGGTGTCGGTGAGCGCCACGACCAGCGAGCCGACGGGGGCCGGGGGTCGCGGCGAGACGGTCCTGCTGGTCGAGGACGAGGGCGCCGTCCGCGACCTCGTCGCCACGGCGCTCCAGGATCGCGGCTACACGCTCCTCACCGCGGCCGATGCCGAAGAGGCACTCGAGCTCGACCGGATCCATGCCGGGGCGATCGACCTGCTGATCACCGACGTCGTCATGCACGGCATGCGCGGCCCCGAGCTCGCGCGCCGCATCCGCGAACGCCGGCCGGAGCTCCCGGTGTTGTTCATGTCGGGCTATCCCGACGACGCTTTCCACGTCGGCGGCGACCTCGACAGCGGGACGGCCTTCCTCCAGAAGCCGTTCCGGGTGCGGGCGCTCGGCGCCAAGGTCGCCGAGGTGCTGCGTGCCGCCCGGCAGCAGCCGGAGGCCGGCTAG
- a CDS encoding MFS transporter produces MSSRQPDDPAGKVSRAAWGLLLFLTALNVLNFVDRMLIASLAPLLIADLGLTRAQIGLLAGFGFVFFYTLVGLFLGIAADRYRRFPLIAAGVVLWSAMTALSGWARSFAQLAIPRIFVGIGEATLTPAALSMLGDAFPVRRLGLAIGVYYAGIPLGMALALISSSLIAPRFGWRVSFWVLGAIGILATTLLLILREPERRKVAAASAAEQKRRPAVGELLRDLGRALVQRPALALALAGGSLLCYGSGAALHSVTWLVQERGFAYADAAFRAGLVAVAAGFLGNLAGGAFGDFCARRWRGGRIWSLVAMTAFFTPVGWVFYSVAPGTPLFYLCWFFTSAGTTAWFGPLFSAFQELAPVQARSTFVAFALLVLNLLGVGPGPLVTGMIGDARGLTSGLLVSLVVTGVAVVPFALAARRESRALPAA; encoded by the coding sequence ATGTCCTCCCGCCAGCCCGACGATCCCGCCGGCAAGGTCTCCCGCGCCGCCTGGGGACTGCTCCTCTTCCTCACCGCCTTGAACGTCCTCAACTTCGTCGACCGGATGCTGATCGCGAGCCTGGCGCCGCTGCTGATCGCCGACCTCGGCTTGACCCGCGCCCAGATCGGCCTGCTGGCCGGCTTCGGCTTCGTCTTCTTCTACACCCTGGTCGGACTCTTCCTCGGCATCGCCGCCGACCGCTACCGCCGCTTCCCGCTGATCGCCGCCGGCGTCGTCCTGTGGAGCGCGATGACCGCGCTCTCCGGTTGGGCGAGGAGCTTCGCCCAACTCGCCATCCCGCGCATCTTCGTCGGTATCGGCGAAGCGACGCTGACGCCGGCGGCGCTGTCGATGCTCGGCGACGCCTTCCCGGTGCGCCGGCTGGGGCTCGCGATCGGCGTCTACTACGCCGGCATCCCGCTCGGCATGGCGCTCGCGCTCATCTCTTCGAGCCTCATCGCGCCGCGCTTCGGCTGGCGGGTCTCGTTCTGGGTCCTCGGGGCCATCGGGATTCTCGCCACCACGCTTCTCCTGATCCTGCGCGAACCAGAGCGCCGCAAGGTCGCCGCCGCTTCGGCGGCCGAGCAGAAGCGCCGGCCGGCGGTCGGCGAGCTGTTGCGCGATCTCGGGCGCGCACTCGTCCAGCGTCCGGCGCTCGCGCTCGCGCTCGCCGGCGGATCGCTCCTCTGCTACGGCTCCGGCGCCGCGCTCCACAGCGTGACCTGGCTCGTGCAGGAGCGCGGCTTCGCCTACGCCGACGCCGCCTTTCGCGCCGGTCTCGTCGCCGTCGCGGCGGGCTTCCTCGGCAATCTCGCCGGCGGTGCTTTCGGCGATTTCTGCGCCCGGCGCTGGCGGGGGGGCAGGATCTGGAGCCTGGTCGCCATGACCGCCTTCTTCACCCCGGTCGGCTGGGTCTTCTACTCGGTCGCTCCCGGTACGCCGCTGTTCTACCTCTGCTGGTTCTTCACCAGCGCCGGCACGACCGCCTGGTTCGGACCGCTCTTCTCGGCCTTCCAGGAGCTCGCGCCGGTGCAGGCGCGCTCGACCTTCGTGGCCTTCGCCCTCCTGGTCCTGAACCTCCTCGGGGTCGGTCCGGGGCCGCTCGTCACCGGCATGATCGGCGACGCCCGCGGTCTCACCTCCGGCCTGCTCGTGAGCCTCGTCGTCACCGGCGTCGCGGTCGTTCCCTTCGCCCTCGCCGCGCGCCGCGAGAGCCGCGCCCTGCCGGCGGCCTGA
- a CDS encoding alpha/beta hydrolase: MAEVTPYRSGYLPDPLRPQHRIWWELHGTGDREVVCLLNGLAMHTRAWYPFIEDLAGYDVLLFDYIGQGASACPDEPVTMPQLAGELGAILDEVGIERVHAMGVSYGGFVALEFARLYQERLHTLTVSGILLSNERLFELYQAISLRFYAGGPELFPLYTQYMYEKIFGERFLRTIDPAQFEGMRQRFEERYIGRIHSLVRLTEAQNPFFAGLEARLDEYRAVRTPTLILAGEQDRCIPLWAQAKLATIFPNSRYELLPEAGHVVYLERRELFFPRLRRFLAGRDPNA; this comes from the coding sequence ATGGCCGAAGTCACTCCGTACCGCAGCGGCTACCTTCCCGACCCGCTGCGTCCGCAGCACCGGATCTGGTGGGAGCTCCACGGCACCGGCGACCGCGAAGTGGTCTGCCTGCTGAACGGCCTCGCCATGCACACCCGCGCCTGGTATCCGTTCATCGAAGACCTCGCGGGCTACGACGTGCTGCTGTTCGACTACATCGGGCAGGGCGCTTCCGCCTGTCCCGACGAACCGGTCACGATGCCGCAACTTGCCGGCGAGCTCGGAGCCATCCTCGACGAAGTGGGCATCGAGCGCGTGCACGCGATGGGGGTCTCCTACGGCGGCTTCGTGGCGCTCGAGTTCGCCCGGCTCTACCAGGAACGCCTGCACACCCTCACCGTCTCGGGGATTCTGCTCTCGAACGAACGCCTGTTCGAGCTCTACCAGGCGATCTCGCTGCGCTTCTACGCCGGCGGGCCGGAGCTCTTTCCGCTCTACACGCAGTACATGTACGAGAAGATCTTCGGCGAGCGCTTTCTCCGCACCATCGATCCGGCGCAGTTCGAAGGCATGCGCCAGCGCTTCGAAGAGCGCTACATCGGGCGCATCCACAGCCTGGTGCGCCTCACCGAGGCGCAGAACCCGTTCTTCGCTGGCCTCGAGGCGCGCCTCGACGAATATCGCGCCGTCCGCACGCCGACCCTCATCCTCGCCGGCGAACAGGACCGCTGCATCCCGCTCTGGGCCCAGGCGAAGCTCGCCACGATCTTCCCCAACAGCCGCTACGAGCTCCTCCCCGAGGCCGGGCACGTCGTCTACCTCGAGCGCCGCGAGCTCTTCTTTCCCCGCCTGCGGCGCTTCCTCGCCGGGCGCGACCCCAACGCCTGA
- a CDS encoding thiolase family protein, giving the protein MKPLYLAAYHQSRFGKLGALTVPEILESAVLGVCDEIAADAALIDVASVAAACNFTLNRQGLLAGLVAEIPGLAGKPIEAVENACASGGQAVLAVARKLALGEGEVGIAIGYEKMRGDDGKVDGARVGEVLGYFSHPDERAGKTYVFPHLFAEVMTEYMLTFGVSEEDLARIAVAEYAHAQHNPDAQMRGVELTLEQAMTIAGPNRYIVPGLPLKTYDCSQITDGYAALILATEEGLSRLGVARAGAVRLAGWAQATDPLRKAGRDVLRPAGARSAMRQALAMAKVGPADLDVAEVHDCFSVMGAIGVEVLGLAEPGAGARFWAEGRAAVDGDCAINTSGGLLAKGHPIGATGVAMLGWSFRQLLGRAPAPLQRRDARVAATFNIGGPICATVCTVLTRD; this is encoded by the coding sequence ATGAAACCGCTCTACCTCGCGGCCTATCACCAGTCCCGCTTCGGCAAGCTCGGAGCGCTCACGGTGCCGGAGATTCTCGAGTCGGCCGTCCTCGGCGTTTGCGACGAGATCGCCGCCGATGCCGCGCTGATCGACGTCGCCTCGGTTGCTGCCGCCTGCAACTTCACGCTGAACCGCCAGGGCCTGCTCGCCGGCCTGGTCGCAGAAATTCCCGGCCTCGCCGGAAAGCCGATCGAGGCGGTCGAGAACGCCTGTGCCTCCGGCGGCCAGGCAGTGCTCGCGGTCGCCCGGAAGCTCGCGCTCGGCGAGGGAGAGGTCGGCATCGCCATCGGCTACGAGAAGATGCGCGGCGACGACGGCAAAGTCGACGGCGCGCGGGTCGGCGAGGTGCTGGGCTACTTCTCCCATCCCGACGAACGGGCCGGCAAGACCTACGTCTTTCCGCACCTCTTCGCGGAAGTCATGACCGAGTACATGCTGACCTTCGGCGTCTCGGAAGAGGATCTGGCGCGAATTGCGGTCGCCGAGTACGCCCATGCGCAACACAATCCGGATGCCCAGATGCGCGGCGTGGAGCTCACCCTCGAGCAGGCGATGACGATCGCCGGCCCCAACCGCTACATCGTCCCCGGCCTGCCGCTCAAGACCTACGACTGTTCGCAGATCACCGACGGCTATGCCGCGCTCATTCTGGCCACCGAAGAGGGGCTCTCCCGGCTCGGCGTGGCGCGCGCCGGCGCGGTACGTCTCGCGGGCTGGGCGCAGGCTACCGATCCGCTGCGCAAGGCCGGACGCGACGTCCTGCGTCCCGCGGGAGCGCGATCGGCGATGCGCCAGGCGCTCGCCATGGCGAAGGTCGGCCCGGCCGACCTCGACGTCGCCGAGGTTCATGACTGCTTTTCGGTGATGGGTGCCATCGGCGTCGAGGTGCTCGGCCTCGCGGAGCCCGGCGCCGGAGCCCGCTTCTGGGCCGAGGGCCGCGCCGCGGTGGACGGCGATTGCGCAATCAACACCTCCGGGGGGCTTCTCGCGAAGGGGCATCCGATCGGAGCCACCGGCGTCGCGATGCTCGGCTGGAGCTTCCGCCAGCTCCTCGGCCGCGCTCCGGCCCCCCTGCAGCGGCGCGACGCACGCGTCGCCGCCACGTTCAACATCGGCGGACCGATCTGTGCCACGGTCTGCACCGTCCTGACGCGCGACTGA
- a CDS encoding alpha/beta fold hydrolase, whose translation MTGSQVLTHRIEGEGPPVVLLNGGMMTFPSWEAVAAPLRARYRLLRFDFRGQLLSPPSAADVMPSDLAGHAADVEALLDRLGWESAHLIGASFGAEVALELTASRPERVRSLVVITAMDRETPEFRRGSDEMRAVLARRLEGGDQALFYDLLVESVYSAGYRRAEAATLAARRAQTDQLPRAWFEGVDRLLAALEGFDLSARLHRVRGRALALLAADDRIMDEDRARALAAAIGAAVAVHPTSGHALVVEDPDWVASACLDFLDETEGRKR comes from the coding sequence ATGACCGGATCCCAGGTACTGACGCATCGCATCGAGGGCGAAGGTCCGCCTGTCGTCCTGCTCAACGGCGGAATGATGACCTTTCCGTCCTGGGAGGCGGTCGCGGCGCCCCTGCGGGCGCGCTATCGCCTCCTGCGCTTCGATTTTCGCGGCCAACTGCTGTCGCCACCGTCCGCCGCCGATGTCATGCCGTCCGACCTTGCCGGGCACGCCGCCGACGTCGAAGCGTTGCTCGACCGGCTGGGCTGGGAGTCGGCGCATCTCATCGGCGCCTCGTTCGGCGCCGAGGTGGCGCTCGAGCTCACCGCCAGCCGGCCGGAGAGAGTGCGCTCCCTGGTGGTGATCACCGCCATGGATCGCGAGACGCCCGAGTTCCGCCGCGGCAGCGACGAAATGCGGGCTGTGCTCGCGCGCCGTCTCGAAGGCGGCGACCAGGCGCTGTTCTACGACCTGCTCGTCGAGAGCGTCTACTCCGCCGGCTACCGTCGCGCCGAGGCGGCGACGCTCGCCGCCCGCCGCGCCCAGACCGATCAGCTGCCGCGGGCCTGGTTCGAAGGTGTCGACCGGCTGCTCGCGGCGCTCGAAGGGTTCGACCTCTCTGCGCGCCTGCACAGGGTCCGCGGCCGGGCCCTCGCGCTGCTCGCTGCCGACGACCGGATCATGGACGAAGACCGGGCGCGTGCGCTCGCCGCGGCGATCGGCGCGGCGGTCGCCGTGCATCCAACCTCGGGCCACGCCCTGGTGGTCGAAGACCCCGATTGGGTCGCCAGCGCCTGTCTCGATTTCCTCGACGAAACGGAAGGACGAAAGAGATGA